One genomic region from Skermania piniformis encodes:
- a CDS encoding nucleosidase, with product MTDNLLVVAATRAEAADVPTGLPLVITGIGKTAAAVAVATALARVPDPSRMHVVNIGTAGALRDGVTGLHRIGSVWNHDLNAAAIRTLGYDPQERLHLGAGPALASGDLFVTEPAARTRLAEVADLVDMEGYAVAFAARRFGAPVTLVKHVSDNADAAAFDWPAAVAGSARVLGEWLAGFSAR from the coding sequence GTGACCGACAACCTGCTCGTGGTGGCGGCTACCCGAGCCGAGGCGGCCGACGTGCCGACCGGCCTACCGCTGGTGATCACCGGGATCGGCAAGACCGCGGCGGCCGTAGCGGTCGCCACCGCACTGGCCCGGGTTCCCGATCCGAGTCGGATGCACGTGGTCAATATCGGTACCGCCGGGGCCCTGCGCGACGGGGTCACCGGTCTGCACCGGATCGGGTCGGTGTGGAACCACGATCTGAACGCCGCCGCGATCCGCACCCTGGGCTACGACCCGCAGGAACGGCTACACCTGGGCGCCGGACCCGCGCTGGCCAGCGGTGACCTGTTCGTCACCGAGCCGGCGGCGCGCACCCGGCTGGCCGAGGTGGCCGACCTGGTCGATATGGAGGGTTACGCCGTGGCGTTCGCGGCCCGCCGGTTCGGTGCGCCGGTGACGCTGGTCAAGCACGTCTCCGACAATGCCGACGCCGCGGCGTTCGACTGGCCGGCCGCGGTGGCCGGCAGCGCCCGCGTGCTCGGCGAGTGGTTGGCCGGGTTCAGCGCGCGCTGA
- a CDS encoding SMP-30/gluconolactonase/LRE family protein, whose amino-acid sequence MTVLAQGHGLVESVRRHDDHVWFADWFAGDILRVPIDGSAAGGPAEVICHLPGMPVCFDWLPDGRLVSTGAPSELLRREPDGRLVRHADLTAIADTPWNDIAVDPRGAVFVNNIGHDFMSDDYRPGSIAVVTPDGVARPVADGLEFPNGMAVIDDGATLLVAESYADRLTAFDIGADGALSGRRVWAELGKRAAPDGISPDPSGSVWYASVPNRSCTLVAAGGAVLQTVPFDRAAFDCAIGDGTLYVVGAEWGDDMAGTGQLAAVPLSAR is encoded by the coding sequence ATGACGGTGCTCGCCCAGGGACACGGGCTGGTCGAATCGGTCCGCCGGCACGACGATCACGTCTGGTTCGCCGACTGGTTCGCCGGCGACATCCTGCGGGTACCGATCGACGGTTCGGCGGCCGGCGGCCCGGCCGAGGTGATCTGTCACCTGCCGGGCATGCCGGTCTGTTTCGACTGGCTGCCGGACGGCCGGCTGGTGAGCACCGGCGCGCCGAGCGAACTGCTGCGCCGCGAACCGGACGGCCGGCTGGTTCGGCATGCCGATCTCACCGCGATCGCCGACACCCCGTGGAACGACATCGCGGTCGACCCGCGGGGAGCCGTCTTCGTGAACAACATCGGGCACGACTTCATGAGCGACGATTACCGCCCCGGATCGATCGCGGTCGTCACGCCGGACGGAGTTGCCCGACCGGTCGCCGACGGCCTGGAGTTCCCCAACGGGATGGCGGTGATCGACGACGGCGCGACGCTGCTCGTCGCGGAGTCGTACGCGGACCGGCTGACCGCGTTCGACATCGGGGCGGACGGCGCGCTGTCCGGCCGACGGGTGTGGGCCGAACTGGGCAAACGCGCAGCACCGGACGGGATCAGCCCCGATCCGTCCGGTTCGGTGTGGTACGCCAGCGTGCCCAACCGGTCGTGCACGCTGGTGGCGGCCGGTGGCGCGGTGCTGCAGACCGTGCCGTTCGATCGCGCCGCCTTCGACTGCGCGATCGGCGACGGCACCCTCTACGTCGTCGGGGCCGAATGGGGCGACGATATGGCCGGCACCGGGCAACTCGCCGCGGTGCCGCTCAGCGCGCGCTGA